The proteins below come from a single Ruegeria sp. SCSIO 43209 genomic window:
- a CDS encoding endonuclease/exonuclease/phosphatase family protein, producing MRLATYNIEWFANLFDRNDSLIVDGSWSGRHDVTKARQVEAIAKVLTAIDADAMLIVEAPNTGKSQNTVRALQRFAEAFGLRTSHAIMGFPNDTHQELALLYDPEILTAKHDAREAENAPRFDAEFRIDLDVDATEDLVRFSKPPMELAIQTTSGQEFRLIGAHLKSKAPHGAASRDEMIRISIANRRKQLAQAVWLGRRVRHHLTEQEPVILLGDLNDGPGLDEFEHLFGRSSVEILLQAGLYDPHAARALELRPGSVPATARFARPNEGRYLEALLDYIMISEDLRAHHPNWRIWHPFRDAACWGNPELRDALLTASDHFPVTLDIDL from the coding sequence GTGCGGTTGGCGACCTACAATATCGAATGGTTCGCCAACCTGTTTGATCGCAATGACAGCCTGATTGTCGATGGCAGCTGGTCAGGGCGTCACGATGTGACCAAGGCCCGGCAGGTTGAGGCGATCGCAAAGGTGCTGACGGCGATCGATGCCGATGCGATGCTGATCGTCGAAGCCCCCAACACAGGCAAGTCTCAGAATACCGTCCGTGCCTTGCAGCGATTTGCCGAGGCGTTCGGTCTGCGTACAAGCCATGCAATCATGGGATTTCCCAATGATACACATCAGGAATTGGCCCTGCTTTATGATCCCGAAATTCTTACAGCCAAACACGACGCAAGGGAGGCCGAGAACGCGCCGCGTTTCGATGCCGAGTTCCGGATCGACCTGGATGTGGATGCGACCGAGGATCTTGTGCGGTTTTCAAAGCCTCCGATGGAATTGGCGATCCAAACAACCTCAGGGCAGGAGTTTCGACTGATCGGGGCGCATCTGAAGTCCAAAGCGCCCCATGGCGCTGCATCGCGGGATGAGATGATACGAATTTCGATTGCCAATCGCCGTAAGCAGTTGGCGCAGGCGGTATGGCTGGGTCGACGGGTCCGACATCATTTGACGGAGCAAGAGCCGGTGATTTTGCTGGGCGATCTCAATGACGGACCCGGACTGGATGAGTTCGAACACCTCTTCGGTCGATCGTCGGTCGAGATATTGTTGCAGGCGGGGCTCTATGATCCTCATGCGGCACGGGCATTGGAACTGCGCCCCGGTTCCGTCCCAGCAACTGCACGATTTGCGCGGCCGAATGAGGGACGGTATCTTGAGGCGTTGTTGGACTACATCATGATTAGCGAGGATTTGCGCGCCCACCACCCGAACTGGCGCATCTGGCATCCGTTTCGCGATGCCGCCTGCTGGGGCAACCCCGAGCTGAGGGATGCCTTGCTAACCGCATCCGACCACTTCCCGGTGACGTTGGATATCGACCTCTGA
- a CDS encoding molecular chaperone DjiA, producing the protein MSIWSRIADALNALAQGESLTAVFEKLRTPPERSVAFAIAVVALGAKMAKADGQVTRDEVTAFREVFQIAPEDEDGAAKVFDMARTDVAGYQDYARRIARMFAEDSTTLCDLMEGLFHIAMADGFYHPNENEFLEEVSRIFGQTDAQFMALRARFVPDAPKDPYTVLGVPRDAPLTEIRKVWRQLVRETHPDAMLARGVPEEAVRLAEKKMIDINRAWDEINGARV; encoded by the coding sequence ATGTCGATCTGGTCCAGAATAGCCGACGCGCTGAACGCGCTTGCCCAGGGCGAAAGCCTGACTGCGGTGTTTGAGAAACTGCGCACGCCGCCAGAACGTTCGGTGGCCTTTGCGATTGCTGTCGTGGCGCTTGGCGCCAAGATGGCCAAGGCCGACGGTCAGGTGACGCGGGATGAGGTGACGGCTTTCCGTGAAGTGTTTCAGATCGCGCCCGAAGATGAAGACGGGGCGGCCAAGGTCTTTGACATGGCACGGACAGACGTTGCTGGATATCAGGACTATGCCCGCCGGATTGCCCGCATGTTCGCCGAAGATAGCACCACCCTGTGCGATTTGATGGAAGGGCTGTTTCACATTGCTATGGCGGACGGGTTCTACCATCCGAACGAAAACGAGTTTTTGGAAGAAGTCAGCCGCATTTTCGGCCAGACCGACGCTCAGTTCATGGCCCTGCGCGCGCGTTTCGTACCGGATGCGCCGAAAGACCCCTATACGGTTCTGGGCGTTCCCCGCGACGCTCCTCTGACCGAAATTCGCAAGGTTTGGCGGCAACTGGTGCGAGAAACTCACCCCGATGCGATGCTGGCACGCGGCGTTCCGGAAGAGGCGGTGCGGCTGGCCGAGAAAAAGATGATCGACATCAACCGCGCCTGGGATGAAATCAACGGCGCTCGGGTCTGA
- a CDS encoding VOC family protein, with the protein MLLDHLAVAGETLEEASDHIEQALGVRLQDGGKHEKFGTYNRLLGLRDGLYLEAIAIDPEASKPQRTRWFDLDRFTGSPRLTNWICRVPDIEASLTVFPDGVGQPIDLNRGALRWRMAVPPSGRLPFDNLFPALIEWQGDLHPAQMLQDSGCRLRRLIVCHPDAIDLAKGLGALENVAFDSGPAALRAEFETPHGLRVLE; encoded by the coding sequence ATGTTACTGGATCATCTGGCTGTTGCGGGCGAAACGCTTGAAGAAGCTTCTGACCATATCGAACAGGCGCTGGGCGTACGGCTTCAGGACGGCGGCAAGCATGAAAAATTCGGGACGTATAATCGACTTTTGGGCTTGCGGGATGGGCTCTATCTGGAGGCGATTGCGATCGACCCCGAAGCCTCCAAACCGCAAAGGACGCGCTGGTTCGATCTGGACCGGTTCACCGGATCACCCCGCCTGACCAACTGGATTTGCCGGGTTCCGGATATCGAAGCGTCACTGACCGTTTTCCCTGACGGCGTCGGACAACCTATCGATCTGAACCGAGGCGCGCTGCGCTGGCGTATGGCAGTCCCCCCAAGTGGACGTCTGCCATTTGACAACCTCTTTCCGGCGCTTATCGAGTGGCAGGGTGATCTGCATCCGGCGCAAATGCTTCAGGACAGTGGCTGCCGGTTACGCCGCCTTATAGTGTGCCATCCGGATGCAATCGACTTAGCCAAAGGTTTGGGGGCGTTGGAGAATGTCGCGTTTGACAGCGGCCCGGCTGCATTGCGCGCTGAATTCGAAACACCGCACGGGTTGCGCGTGCTGGAATGA
- a CDS encoding Ppx/GppA family phosphatase, with protein MTKIAETDFPDHGLFGRPLFEDPGARALSRVGVVDIGSNSVRMVIFDGAARSPAYFYNEKVMCELGAGLSETGRLNPEGRKRALAALHRFQHLARDLGLPALHAVATAAVREASDGPDFCAQAKAETGLIINVVDGEEEARLSAQGVLLGWPGAYGLICDIGGSSVELAEIGGGKVGRRMTSPLGPLKLRDIKGGRRARKEHIKKTLEEMRDRMGPQRDRLFLVGGSWRAFARLDMLRRGYPLNVLHEYRMTQSQVRETIKFIEQNDPDELRALAGVSGSRMALIPYAMDVLSRLIRTFKPKDIAISSYGIREGLLYEQMPQRLRDRDPLIEACRFAEAKDARLPGFGKHLFDFVMPLFRSAPEPMLRLIKAACLLHDVSWRAHPDYRAEACFEYVTRANMSGIKHSERIFIGLALQHRYRNKREGSRFTELYELLEERGQEQAEILGKALRFGAMLWMQHDAAMGKMRYYPKKQKLELRLPKSAGALFNEVAEARFNSLAGALKSEPKVIIRG; from the coding sequence ATGACCAAGATTGCCGAGACTGATTTCCCGGATCACGGGCTGTTCGGAAGGCCGCTGTTCGAAGATCCGGGCGCCCGTGCACTTTCCCGGGTCGGGGTTGTCGATATCGGATCGAACTCGGTCCGGATGGTGATTTTTGACGGCGCGGCGCGCTCACCGGCCTATTTCTACAATGAAAAGGTGATGTGCGAACTGGGCGCCGGCCTGTCAGAGACCGGCCGACTGAACCCTGAAGGTCGCAAACGGGCGCTGGCTGCCTTGCACAGGTTTCAGCATCTTGCCAGAGACCTCGGCCTGCCCGCCCTGCACGCGGTCGCCACCGCTGCGGTGCGCGAGGCCAGCGATGGACCGGATTTCTGCGCGCAGGCAAAAGCCGAAACCGGCCTGATCATCAACGTTGTCGATGGCGAGGAAGAAGCACGGCTCTCAGCTCAGGGCGTGCTGCTGGGTTGGCCCGGAGCTTATGGGCTGATCTGCGACATCGGTGGCTCGTCCGTCGAACTCGCTGAGATCGGAGGCGGCAAGGTCGGACGTCGCATGACTTCGCCCCTGGGGCCGCTCAAGCTGCGCGATATCAAAGGCGGTCGCCGGGCGCGTAAGGAGCATATCAAGAAGACGCTGGAAGAGATGCGCGACCGGATGGGCCCTCAACGTGATCGGCTGTTTCTGGTCGGCGGCAGTTGGCGCGCCTTCGCACGTCTGGACATGTTGCGCCGAGGCTATCCGCTGAACGTGCTGCACGAATACCGCATGACACAAAGTCAGGTACGCGAGACCATCAAGTTCATCGAACAGAATGATCCTGATGAATTGCGCGCATTGGCCGGTGTGTCGGGATCGCGTATGGCATTGATCCCCTATGCAATGGATGTGCTTTCACGCCTGATCCGCACGTTCAAACCAAAGGACATCGCGATTTCAAGCTACGGCATCCGCGAAGGATTGCTGTATGAACAGATGCCGCAACGCCTGCGCGACCGGGATCCTTTGATCGAAGCCTGCCGGTTTGCCGAAGCGAAAGACGCGCGCTTGCCCGGTTTCGGCAAACACCTGTTCGATTTTGTCATGCCCTTGTTCCGTTCGGCGCCGGAACCGATGCTGCGCCTGATCAAGGCAGCTTGTCTGCTGCACGACGTCAGTTGGCGTGCGCATCCAGATTACCGGGCCGAGGCTTGTTTCGAATATGTCACCCGCGCCAACATGAGCGGGATCAAACATTCCGAGCGGATCTTTATCGGGCTCGCTTTGCAACACCGATATCGCAACAAACGTGAAGGGAGCCGCTTTACCGAGCTTTACGAACTGCTCGAAGAACGCGGCCAAGAACAGGCCGAAATCCTAGGCAAAGCACTACGGTTCGGAGCGATGCTTTGGATGCAGCACGACGCAGCCATGGGCAAGATGCGTTACTATCCCAAAAAACAAAAGCTCGAACTGCGTCTGCCCAAATCGGCAGGCGCATTGTTCAACGAAGTCGCCGAGGCCCGTTTTAACTCGTTGGCCGGCGCGCTGAAATCAGAACCCAAAGTGATCATTCGCGGATAA
- the scpA gene encoding methylmalonyl-CoA mutase, whose translation MTDTNDWQVLAEKELRGRPLGDLTKETLEGIEVKPLYTQEDTADLPHMGSLPGFGPFTRGVKATMYAGRPWTIRQYAGFSTAEESNAFYRRNLAAGQQGVSVAFDLATHRGYDSDHPRVVGDVGKAGVAIDSVEDMKILFDGIPLDKVSVSMTMNGAVIPVLASFIVAGEEQGHDKAVLSGTIQNDILKEFMVRNTYIYPPEPSMKIISDIIDYTSNEMPKFNSISISGYHMQEAGANLVQELAYTLADGREYVRAATESGMDVDQFAGRLSFFFAIGMNFFMEIAKLRAARTLWHRVMTEFGAKSERSKMLRTHCQTSGVSLQEQDPYNNVVRTAYEAMSAVLGGTQSLHTNALDEAIALPTDFSARIARNTQLVLQEETGVTDVVDPLAGSYYVESLTNELVEKAWALMEEVEEMGGMTKAVASGMPKLRIEESAARRQAMIDRGEEVIVGVNKYRKEQEDPIDILDVDNVAVREAQVARLERIRATRDEAACQQALDALTRTAREGGNLLAAAVEAARARASVGEISMAMEKEFGRHRAEVKTLAGVYGAAYEGDEGFAAIQNSIEEFAKAEGRRPRLLVVKMGQDGHDRGAKVIATAFADIGFDVDVGPLFQTPAEAAQDAVDNDVHVIGISSQAAGHKTLAPQLVEELKKAGAEDIIVICGGVIPQQDYQFLYDHGVKAIFGPGTNIPEAAQDILRLIGEAKT comes from the coding sequence ATGACCGACACCAACGACTGGCAGGTGCTGGCTGAAAAAGAGCTGCGCGGCCGACCTTTGGGCGATCTGACCAAAGAGACGCTGGAAGGCATCGAAGTCAAACCGCTTTACACTCAGGAAGACACGGCTGATCTGCCGCATATGGGCTCGCTTCCGGGCTTCGGTCCGTTTACGCGCGGCGTAAAGGCGACGATGTATGCAGGGCGCCCTTGGACGATCCGTCAATATGCAGGCTTCTCGACGGCTGAAGAATCGAATGCATTTTACCGCCGCAATCTGGCGGCCGGCCAGCAAGGTGTCTCGGTCGCCTTCGATCTGGCGACTCACCGGGGTTATGACAGTGACCATCCCCGTGTGGTGGGCGATGTCGGCAAAGCCGGTGTGGCCATCGACAGCGTTGAGGATATGAAAATCCTGTTCGACGGTATCCCGCTGGACAAGGTTTCAGTCTCAATGACGATGAACGGGGCAGTGATCCCGGTTCTGGCCAGCTTCATCGTTGCAGGTGAAGAGCAGGGGCATGACAAGGCCGTGCTCTCGGGCACCATTCAGAACGACATTCTGAAAGAGTTTATGGTGCGTAACACCTATATCTACCCGCCCGAGCCTTCGATGAAGATCATCTCGGACATCATCGATTACACTTCGAATGAGATGCCCAAGTTCAACTCGATCTCGATCTCGGGCTATCACATGCAAGAGGCCGGGGCGAACCTGGTGCAGGAACTGGCTTATACGCTGGCCGACGGGCGCGAATATGTGCGCGCCGCGACGGAATCAGGCATGGACGTGGATCAGTTCGCGGGTCGTCTGTCGTTCTTCTTTGCCATCGGCATGAATTTCTTCATGGAGATCGCGAAACTGCGCGCCGCGCGCACCCTTTGGCATCGGGTAATGACCGAGTTCGGGGCGAAATCCGAACGGTCGAAAATGCTACGAACTCATTGCCAGACCTCGGGCGTGTCGCTGCAGGAACAGGACCCCTATAACAACGTGGTCCGCACCGCCTATGAGGCCATGAGCGCGGTTCTGGGCGGCACACAGTCACTGCATACCAACGCACTGGACGAGGCGATCGCGCTGCCAACCGATTTCTCGGCACGTATCGCGCGAAACACGCAGCTGGTGTTGCAAGAGGAAACCGGCGTGACCGATGTGGTCGATCCGCTGGCGGGCTCTTACTACGTCGAAAGCCTGACCAACGAGCTGGTCGAAAAAGCCTGGGCTCTAATGGAAGAGGTCGAGGAAATGGGCGGTATGACCAAGGCCGTTGCTAGTGGCATGCCCAAGCTGCGGATCGAGGAAAGCGCTGCGCGCCGTCAGGCCATGATCGACCGGGGCGAAGAGGTTATCGTTGGGGTCAACAAGTATCGCAAAGAGCAAGAAGACCCGATCGATATTCTGGACGTCGATAACGTGGCCGTGCGTGAAGCTCAGGTCGCGCGGCTGGAGCGTATCCGTGCAACGCGCGACGAGGCGGCTTGCCAACAGGCGCTGGACGCCCTGACAAGAACCGCCCGCGAGGGAGGCAACCTGCTTGCCGCCGCCGTCGAGGCCGCCCGAGCCCGCGCATCCGTAGGAGAGATCAGCATGGCAATGGAGAAAGAGTTCGGTCGCCACCGTGCCGAAGTGAAGACCCTGGCCGGTGTTTACGGTGCGGCCTACGAGGGTGACGAAGGTTTTGCCGCGATTCAGAATTCCATAGAAGAATTCGCCAAGGCCGAGGGGCGTCGCCCGCGTCTGCTGGTGGTCAAGATGGGGCAGGACGGCCACGATCGAGGGGCCAAGGTGATTGCCACTGCCTTTGCCGATATCGGGTTTGATGTGGATGTCGGCCCTCTGTTCCAGACGCCTGCAGAAGCCGCACAGGACGCGGTGGACAATGATGTGCATGTGATTGGGATCTCTTCGCAGGCTGCGGGGCATAAGACATTGGCGCCTCAGTTGGTTGAGGAACTGAAAAAGGCGGGGGCTGAGGACATCATAGTCATCTGCGGTGGGGTCATTCCGCAACAGGATTACCAGTTCCTTTACGATCACGGTGTGAAGGCGATCTTTGGTCCGGGAACGAACATCCCTGAAGCGGCACAAGACATCTTGCGTTTGATCGGCGAAGCCAAAACCTGA
- a CDS encoding GNAT family N-acetyltransferase: MNIRQARTQDAPAIRAIANAIIRDTLITFTNDERSVESVAAEIETKGPAFLIAERSGAVEGFATYGAFRSGPGYAQCREHSIQLAPEARGQHVGRSLMEALEAIAREDNVHVLVAGISSANPAAIAFHKAIGFKQVGRMPEVGFKWGQRLDLVLMQKILGPQSSVAPDSRDKAR; the protein is encoded by the coding sequence ATGAACATCCGGCAGGCCAGAACCCAAGATGCACCTGCGATTAGGGCGATCGCAAACGCGATCATCAGAGATACGCTTATCACGTTCACCAACGATGAACGCAGCGTAGAAAGCGTGGCCGCAGAGATCGAAACCAAAGGCCCTGCTTTTCTCATCGCCGAGCGCAGTGGTGCCGTCGAGGGGTTTGCGACCTATGGCGCCTTCCGCTCGGGACCGGGATATGCGCAGTGCCGCGAACATTCGATACAGTTGGCACCCGAAGCCAGAGGCCAGCATGTTGGCCGTTCGTTGATGGAGGCTCTTGAAGCCATCGCGCGGGAGGATAACGTGCATGTCTTGGTGGCGGGCATTTCATCGGCCAACCCCGCAGCCATCGCCTTCCATAAGGCAATTGGCTTCAAGCAGGTGGGACGCATGCCTGAAGTGGGGTTCAAATGGGGGCAGCGGCTGGATCTTGTCCTGATGCAGAAAATACTCGGCCCGCAGTCATCTGTCGCACCTGACAGTCGTGACAAGGCACGCTAG